Proteins encoded in a region of the Flammeovirga yaeyamensis genome:
- a CDS encoding DUF3822 family protein, with product MEDLLFESVRYSVHSDSFDVAQLANYSLHLRIHQSCLTIGVFDAENNECLVLESYHYDTAQNTTALIVNLHNIVQKHSFLNAAFWKNVHIISALPSFAFVPEGIHDEESKQNILSLISKFHQKKDNIHVHPKSGETELCFAIPKELEEWLSDMYSNSQVSYNHTTESFIVEANALFGNVLHCYIDVDTILITKSDDEKVRFANTFKYKTPQDLLYFVLFVLEELNIDQQEAEVVIWGEVDFHGESIKTLKKFINKVSAGTRPTDVRFAYQFDQEPQEQTAIDIIGNMKLNK from the coding sequence TTGGAAGATCTGCTATTTGAATCAGTCAGATACTCCGTACATTCAGACAGCTTTGATGTTGCTCAACTTGCTAATTACAGCTTGCATTTGAGAATACATCAAAGCTGTTTGACTATAGGGGTATTTGATGCCGAAAACAACGAATGTCTCGTACTGGAATCTTACCACTACGACACAGCACAAAACACTACTGCTCTAATTGTGAATTTGCATAATATTGTGCAAAAACATTCTTTCCTAAATGCGGCATTTTGGAAGAACGTTCACATTATTTCTGCTCTACCTTCTTTTGCATTTGTTCCTGAAGGAATTCATGACGAAGAAAGTAAACAGAATATCTTATCACTCATTTCTAAATTCCATCAGAAAAAAGACAATATTCATGTTCATCCTAAATCTGGAGAAACTGAACTTTGTTTTGCTATCCCTAAAGAATTAGAAGAGTGGCTTTCGGATATGTATAGTAACTCTCAAGTTAGTTACAACCACACTACTGAAAGTTTTATTGTCGAAGCAAATGCATTATTTGGTAATGTATTGCACTGTTACATCGACGTGGACACGATTTTGATCACAAAATCGGATGATGAAAAAGTCCGTTTTGCGAACACTTTTAAATATAAAACTCCTCAAGACCTTTTGTATTTTGTTCTTTTTGTTTTAGAAGAATTAAATATTGACCAACAAGAAGCAGAAGTGGTTATTTGGGGTGAAGTCGATTTCCACGGAGAAAGTATTAAAACACTTAAAAAGTTTATAAACAAAGTATCTGCTGGCACACGACCAACAGATGTTCGTTTCGCTTACCAATTTGATCAAGAACCACAAGAACAAACGGCTATTGATATAATTGGAAATATGAAATTAAATAAATGA
- the coaD gene encoding pantetheine-phosphate adenylyltransferase, producing MKRIAFFPGTFDPFTRGHEDIALRGAELFDEIIIGIGHNTKKKRFFPAEAMKILIEEHFKDNPQIKVILYQDLTAKVAKELGATVLLRGLRNTTDFEYENSIAQANRHINGLDTVFIYTSPEFSHLSSSIIRELHKFGHTVDEFVPFSLEVPK from the coding sequence ATGAAAAGAATAGCTTTTTTCCCTGGCACTTTTGATCCGTTTACAAGAGGTCATGAAGACATTGCTCTTCGTGGTGCAGAACTTTTTGACGAAATCATTATTGGAATAGGTCACAATACTAAGAAAAAGAGATTTTTTCCTGCTGAGGCCATGAAAATCCTTATCGAAGAACACTTTAAGGATAACCCTCAAATAAAAGTGATCTTGTATCAAGATTTAACGGCAAAAGTAGCTAAAGAATTAGGCGCTACTGTACTTCTTAGAGGACTAAGAAATACAACAGATTTTGAATATGAAAACAGTATTGCTCAAGCCAATAGACACATTAACGGATTAGATACTGTTTTCATATACACTTCTCCAGAATTCTCTCACCTAAGTTCTTCTATAATCAGAGAGTTACATAAATTCGGACATACCGTAGATGAGTTTGTTCCATTTTCTTTAGAAGTACCCAAATAA